A stretch of Lathyrus oleraceus cultivar Zhongwan6 chromosome 6, CAAS_Psat_ZW6_1.0, whole genome shotgun sequence DNA encodes these proteins:
- the LOC127097756 gene encoding cytochrome P450 71D9, which translates to MDSQILDLLALVSLFLFILVSLSIGRNLMKKGSAPNLPPGPWKLPIIGHIHHLVTSTPHRKLRDLAKIHGPLMQLQLGEICAVVVSSPDYAKEVLKTHDIVFASRPKIVAADILSYGCTNIAFSPYGNYWRKLRKICTMELLTQKRVSSFQPIREEALTDLIKKIDSQQGSPINITKLVVSSTFSIIGRAAFGNECRVPEELASLGNGESVAGGFDIAELFPSAKWVQLVSGLRPRLERLHRQIDELLEKVIIEHKEAKSKAKQGQGEADEDLVDVLLNFQGGNDSDEDICLTDNNIKAIILDIFGAGGDTSASTIVWAMSELIRDPRVMKKAQHEVREIFNTRGNVGENCINELEYLKSIVKETLRLHPPAPLLLPRECGQACEIDGYHIPVKTKVIVNAWAIGRDPKYWTEPERFYPERFIGSSIDYKGSNFEYIPFGAGRRMCPGITFGLINVELSLAFLLYHFDWKLPNGMKGEDLDMAEQFGATIKRKDDLYLIPTAPIPSVV; encoded by the exons ATGGATTCTCAAATTTTAGACTTATTAGCCCTTGTCTCCCTTTTCCTCTTCATCCTTGTGTCACTAAGTATTGGGAGGAATCTCATGAAAAAAGGCTCAGCTCCAAACCTACCCCCAGGACCATGGAAGCTACCTATTATAGGACACATACACCATCTAGTTACCTCTACACCGCATCGAAAACTAAGAGACTTGGCTAAAATACATGGACCCTTGATGCAACTACAACTTGGAGAGATCTGTGCAGTTGTTGTTTCCTCACCAGATTATGCTAAGGAAGTACTTAAGACCCATGATATCGTATTTGCATCTAGGCCTAAAATTGTAGCTGCGGATATACTATCATATGGATGCACAAATATTGCATTTTCACCTTATGGAAATTATTGGAGAAAACTGAGAAAAATATGCACAATGGAGCTTCTCACCCAAAAACGTGTCAGTTCATTTCAGCCAATAAGAGAAGAAGCGCTAACAGATCTCATCAAAAAGATTGATTCACAGCAAGGGTCACCCATCAATATCACTAAACTTGTAGTTTCATCAACATTTTCTATCATTGGAAGGGCTGCATTTGGCAACGAATGCAGAGTCCCAGAAGAGCTTGCTTCTTTGGGAAATGGAGAATCAGTTGCTGGTGGTTTTGACATTGCTGAACTGTTTCCTTCAGCTAAATGGGTCCAACTTGTTTCTGGTTTGAGGCCAAGACTTGAGAGGTTGCATAGACAAATTGACGAGTTACTAGAAAAAGTCATCATTGAACATAAAGAAGCAAAGTCAAAAGCAAAACAAGGCCAAGGTGAAGCAGACGAAGATCTAGTCGATGTTCTTCTAAATTTTCAAGGTGGTAATGATAGTGATGAAGATATATGCTTAACTGACAACAACATCAAAGCTATAATCCTG GACATCTTTGGTGCTGGAGGTGATACATCAGCTTCTACCATAGTTTGGGCGATGTCAGAGCTGATAAGAGATCCAAGAGTGATGAAGAAAGCACAACATGAAGTGAGAGAAATCTTCAACACGAGAGGAAATGTTGGTGAAAACTGCATAAATGAACTCGAATATTTGAAGTCAATTGTGAAAGAGACGTTAAGACTGCACCCTCCGGCTCCTCTTTTACTTCCAAGAGAATGTGGACAAGCATGTGAGATAGATGGGTATCATATCCCAGTCAAAACCAAAGTGATAGTCAATGCATGGGCAATTGGAAGAGATCCAAAGTATTGGACTGAACCAGAGAGATTCTATCCGGAGAGATTCATTGGTAGCTCGATTGACTACAAAGGGAGTAATTTTGAGTACATTCCATTTGGTGCTGGAAGAAGAATGTGCCCGGGGATCACATTCGGTTTGATAAATGTTGAGCTATCCCTTGCATTCTTGTTGTATCACTTTGATTGGAAGCTTCCCAATGGGATGAAAGGTGAGGATTTGGACATGGCTGAGCAATTTGGAGCGACTATCAAAAGAAAAGATGATTTGTACTTAATACCCACTGCTCCTATTCCTTCTGTGGTTTGA